Genomic DNA from Elgaria multicarinata webbii isolate HBS135686 ecotype San Diego chromosome 2, rElgMul1.1.pri, whole genome shotgun sequence:
ctcttggctaataaaagctagtggGGATGGAACAGCctgctgggccaaggaagtggttaatgcctctttgcaagagggagtggtcccaggctgtctgaaagaggcagtagtgagaccactcctgaagaaatcttccttggacctggaaaatctcagtaactacaggccggtggcaaatgttccattcctgggcaaggtccttgagcaggtgtttgcaggccagctccagacactcttggatgagactgattatctgggtctatttcagtcgggtttcaggcctgattttggcacggaaactgccttggtcgccttgtatgatgacctatatcaggagaaagacagggggagtgcgactctgttgattctccttgatctctcagcgtcTTTCAATGTcattgaccatgatatccttctggaacgactggctaagttgggagtgggaggtactgcattgtagtggttctgctcctacttggctggtcagctccaggtggtgcttggggaacattacttggccctgtggattctatagtatggggttccacaagggtcagtcttgtcccccatgctgtttaacattgaCATGAAAtcgttgggtgcagtcatccagagttttggagtacGTTGTCATCAGtaccttttcatcttcatcagatgaggctgtggatgtgctgatcTGGTGCCTGACTGCGACTATGGacaggatgagggctaataaactgaagtttaatccagacaagactgagatgctgctagtgggtggttctgctgaccggatagtgggtgttcaacctgttctggatggggttgcactccccctgaaggagcaggttcgtagcttgggggttctcctagaaccatctctgtcacttgaggctcaggtggcctcggtggcacggagtgcctttcaCCAACTTTGTTTGggggcccagctacacccctatctggacagggataacttagcttcagttgtccatgctctggtaacctcaaaattagattactgcaatgcactctacgtggggctgcctttgaagacgattCGGAAGCTACAGTCTgtgcaaaatgcaaaatgcagcagccagattgataaccagaaccagaacgttcaaacatataagactgattctggcctgcttgcattggctgcctatatgtttccaagccaaattcaaggtgctggttttaacctataaaggcttacaggcttgggaccacaatacctgacggaacgcctctcccaacacctcctccaagtgcctactccgagggaagctcagaggatggcaacaagggggagggcctttgcagtggtgttccccccccccccacaattatggaatgccctgaggctctcctggcaccaacattgttatgttttcggcaccaggtaaagacttttctcttctgccaggaatttaacaacatatgctgagttattgttttttaactgaccccagaatagttgttttaaatggatattgtttttatgcttttgatggttttaaatttttgtatatttgtttttaatgttcaccatttttaacttttgcaaaccgcccagagagcttcggctatggggcagtatataaatgtaataaataaataaataaataaataatcctgccaTGCTGCGAGGAGCAGGCTTCCAGCTACAATTGGAAACTGCCTCACCCGGAGAGCTTtaaaccaccaccactgccctttTAGAAAAATGTAAAGGTATAAGATACTGTCCCCATGTTGTATTAGTGTGGCAATAATGATTATTCCTTTTTCAGCACTGGTCTGCAATCTGACTTGAGGAATTGTAGCAAGTGTGACTTAGCTACTGAGAAGAGTTTTGAACATGGATCACAGCAGTCCCAACTTTCAGCACGCACTCTTCttcactggaaaaaaaataaattaactcagtgggacttcttttCAAATCAGTAAGTTTACACTGGGGTTTAAATCACTCTTATggaagaattgccttgctgggtCATCAGATCAGGCACTGTTTGGGGAGGAGCAAATAAACCGGCAGTGAATCATAGAAGAATAGGAGACTGTTTAGTGCAGAGCAAAGAAACGtactgttttgctattaaagTTTGAGCTTTGTACTTTCTTTGAAGTTGTAAAAATTCCTACGTGTCTGCactgctcaagtttcagtttaaaacaaaaatgagcaaaatcggtccaGTAGaactctagtaataagccttacactaccatattcttatataaatgTGTCAGAAATACAGCTTCTCAGCATTTAAGGGATAGGGCTGTAAACACTGAGCATGGTTTTATGTGTGCCGTTAACACCGGATCGAGCATGGACCCAAGCTAGGACAAAGAGGACGCACAAATTATAAAGCAGAAGGCTTTATTAAGATTAAGGGTAGGGTAAATATATGGGAAAAACAATGAAGAATAACTTGgaacatgcatagcataaaaaacccagtaacatataaaacaataaaaccttaactgTTGCTACCTACTTGCATGTAGGGCCTCACGCCCTTCATCATGGTTCTCTCTACACCCTTTCGCCAATAAAATCAGAACTGGAGGGTTGTGGCAAGTTCTGAGTTATAAACTAGTTTTCCTGCCATTCCTTTCGCCTTCCCACTTCCTTCTTGGTGCCAAGGTTTgccacttttgtaaactgcccagagagctttggctatggggcggtatataaatgtaataaataaataaatacggctgTTTGCCGTTCCTCCAGGGCCTTTGTGATGCAGACTTGGTACATAGCAATGCTAGGATTACCCTTCTGACCTCCGTTTcacccctcccttggcctccAGGTGGCCAGCCAAGGTTCTTTGACATTCAGATTTTGTATTCACTGATATCAGGCTAACTACATAACCCATTGGTCTTCTGCTCAGCACAGTCTGTTTTCCTTTACAAGGGCTATGTGTCTAGTAAACAAATGGTGGTGCACAGTGAATAGATGTGTGTAATGTGTAATGTGTGTATCTTAACAAATGATAAGGTACACAGGTGTATACCTTTTCTCAAACATCCAAGCTGCTACATGTGAAAAAATGATATTAAATACAAATAATATGAAATAATCATTTCTGAGATTTTGGGTATGGAGGAACTTTTCTCAATTCACAATTTAAGACTAGGTTCCCTTTGTTTTTTCTGTTATACTTTTCTATTATTCTTAGCACTCACAATCATTGACAGCTCTGCCATGATCTCACCAGGATCATCATTACAACACAAATATAATTAAGGATGGGTGTTTAATTAAGATCCTACACCACCTGCTTAAGGAACAATCTGTTATATATGCAGATGACTGAGTTTCATAGGCCTTCTCAGTCTTAATCAGTTTtgccttaggccacagctagacctaaggtttatcctgggatcatccagggtttgaccctgcctgagcactggatcccctgtgtgacacctagatgaacaggtttgacccctggatgatccagggataaaccttaggtctagctatggccatagtctggtTTCTGAGTTCAACATATATTAGCAGAGTTGTTTAAATAGTAGAATGATAAACTGACAGGTGGTACATTCATTCAATGTTTCAGCAGCACATCCTCCTAGCATTATTACATGTTTAAAAATATAGTTATGGCAAACATGTACAATAACACAATTACTTTACATGTCTTGTAAAATTAATTTGGGAATATGGAATCAATTTTTCTGCAAATGCCTTCAgaatttttcttctcttctgtgtAATAGTTGGTTCCCAGTTTTCTGAAACTTGGTCATTCAGTAGGGTCTGGTGTGACGAGGACAgcagtcctatggcccctagacagcatctgtggggccataggattttttggatcCCTAGATCCAAGGCCAGAGACAGGGCTCGGACCCAGGACTCCGAGCTGtcctcctcctcacagccagtgtggaaagaaccaaGCAGGTTGCCTCTCCAACACTGCAAACCCCAGCGTGGAGAGAAGGGTTTGGAGCAGGTactagtgggcagggaggggactgggaaaGCAGGGATACAATCTATCCTCAGCGATCTCCTGCTTCTGACTCTCCCCCTCCACGATGCCTCAGCTAGATAcatgaaaatgcccatctagttAAAATACTGTGCCGGAAGAGCAGTGCAGCTCCTGCTCTGCTTTGGATATTCATATGCCTCTAAGTTCGGAGACTTTTGAGTATCAAGGGCATAAacaataggactgcaccctaagaaATGCAAACTAGGACATGTTAATACAGATAGGAAGGTATGTCCATTGAGTCCTATGGGACAAAATAAATAGGCTGCAGTCAGGAAACTTCACCCTCCAAAGAAAGTGGAGACACCAGATACACATCAGGTTTAGCCTGCACTTCAGTGATCTTCCAGAATATACCCCTTTACTTTCTGTCATACACAACAGTGACTGCTGCTCACCCCTGAGAGTACTGGCAGGAAACTgctgtgatggggtgggggtgggacagaaTATGTCCCCAGCATctttgacgtgtgtgtgtgtgtgtgtgtgtgtgtgtgtgtgtgtgagagagagagagaaatctctaTAGGATGCTGCCATGAATGtaaaaggagccctgctggatcagactaaaggtccatttagtccaggatCCTGAGGTGTATTTAATGTTATTCCTCCTTAGGGTAGAACCATTCAAATTGATTAGActaaagttagactaacattggatacaacgccattttgcacagtggccaagccAAGTAGATACCTCAGGGAAGATCAGCAAGGCAATATCCCTCACCCACTGTTGCTCCATAGCAATTGGTATTATTCAGCAGCGTACTCCATTGAGTGTACTCCATTTCCCTTTAAAACTACTGGCCATTATCACACCTTGCAGCAGTGAATCCCACAAATTAATTATGCGTTGAATAAAGTAGTGCCTttagtctgtcctgaatctcctgccaatcaatTTGACTGGATGGTCCTGGGTTCCAGTGTTGAGAGAAACTTCTATCCATTTACTCTGCAACATgcatattttttattgttgtccATTacttccttcccccatcccaaactataaagccccaaacattgtagcCTTTTCTCGCATGGAAGATTCTCCAGCACCTTGTTCTCTTTggttatccttttctacaactcTCCAGGTGTACAATATCTTTTACCTTGCTCCATGGTGTTTTTACAATATTTTGTAAAATATTTtgtaaaattattttcttccctgcctgttataataataacaacagacaTTTGCTAGTCTGTCACATTCTATTTATTCTTTACTTAGACTGCAGCCTTCAAATGCAGTGTCAGGATAGCTTacaataaaacaccataaaatgacAAAATAAGTTAAAAACATCAACTCTAGGCAGTATTCAAATAAAACAGATCACTCTAGCTATCATGATCAAGAAAGAACACCCAGAGCAGAGTTGTGCAGATGAGGGGGACAGACTAGTAACTGGCTCAGTCCTCAATAGCTCCATTGTATTCTATGGGACAAAATAAACAAGCTGTATTTTGGGATAATTTGACACAATCCTGCCTGCTTCCCCAACACATCTGACACTCAGTGATCTAACATCAACTAACATGTACCTCATGGGGTGCAATGTGTCTGTGTATAAAGAATGCAGGGGCCCATGCAATATGCCTTTTGTCCCTGGATTACCATGAGTAAGGCTAAAGACTGCGAGTCATTGTGACACATCTAGACTTTGTGGGGAGGTGTGAAGTTTTGAACTTAGACAATATTATATTTATAGGTTTATTGatgctatttttatttgttaattttaatACTGTTTTGCCACCTGTCAAGTACTGTGAGGGGGGAGGATACAGCTCCCCAGGAAtcaaaattcccccctccccaatttccctGAGTGGAGGTTCAAGCTAGAGCACAGTAGAATAAGAAAAGTAAACCTAAACACTTCCATTTAATGATGGACATTTTACCATGTCTTAATTGGACCACCAACTTGTTCTTCCCTTCCCTGTTCCAATATATCAACAACACAGGGCAAaagtatattattttattaagtgTCTAATATGGAATCTTCTCCAAAGTCTTTAAAGTTGATACAATACCCCCTATTCCTTCTATATTCATTCCATTAGAAATATGTAATTATGCTTCGTTTGTTTAGGCTTACAACCTGGAACTCAAATGTCTTAAGACAGCAAGTACGATGTACTTGCATCCTGCTTTGGTATTTATCTCCTCAAGTCTCAGCACGTTAAGCAAGTCTAGTATTGTAACAATGTGAATAATATGTTGTAAATAACAAACCATTGTTTTaagttgtaaaccaccttgagtgctTTTCAGGAAaagggtatagaaatgtaattttaaataGGGCACACTTTACCAGGGCCCAGAGGTTCAGGGGGTTCTAGTCTGAGTTAAGCTCTTTACAATAAGGAAAATATTGATGCTAAATTTTAGATTATGCTTGAATTTCCCTGTTTGTGTAATCACTGTTTTAAACACGTTTCTCATGAATCCTTTGGTTCAACACCCAGTCCAATACATTCCCAAAACTAAGTCTAAGCATGTGTAACTGGAATAATTGCACGTTCCTCCCTCCGTTTCTACCCCATTCTTCTGTTGCTActcctgcatttctttttaaagttctaGATGTTTGTGTTCATATAAAGGATCTCTCCTTTGCTATGGGAGATTGATGAGTTTAAATCCATGTTGTTTTCATAACTTTCTAAACTGATGCAACCAGATATGAACTCATTTGCCTATATTTACCATCTCACATTAATGTTCCTTATTAAAAGATATTTGGGGCTCCCCTTTCACTTTTGGATTTGTAAATACTTTCATATACCCTTTGAGAAATCTAATATACTTTGGCACAAACATTATAATTTTGTCCATGAAACAAAGGACGCTATACTATTCCCATTCACAATTGCAGGTGCTGCTGGATTAATAAGGCCAGACAAGAGTGCTaaattatgtagcagaaaaaagGAATACTTATATAATTTATCACAGTGTACAAGTCAAGTCTGCAATAAATTTCAGGTAGCAATCTAAACTCAGTTGTTTAGAACCTGATTACCCTGTACACAAGATGCTTTTTATGGCACTTTGCAATGCTTTAACATATAACATTTTATCAGGACAATCATATTCTCTGTTATCATATGTGTCCTTGATAAACTATCCACCAATAAGtcagaacattaaaaagaagaatgtACTGAAATACTGAGAATTCATGGACTCAGTTGCAGCATGCACAATGAAACTAAGATACTCTATTAGTTCAAAATATAATAATCTCATCCCCATTGCTTTCTTTTGCTGAAATTTTAAGGGAAACCAGGATCTACCATGTTTGTTTCCATGTTTATTCTTAAATCCAACTTGGTATGTCTCATTATATTAGCTAAAATGAGTGAGCAATAATTCCTGACGAACCCGATAAGCTTCAGAGTCAATTGATTCTTTATGCTCATATTCTTCCTCTGGCTGTTCCATCTGTCCTGTTGTTGGAGATGACCATACATCCAGTCCATGCTCCAGAGAGATGTTATGAAGCACACAGCAAGCCAGGATGATGTGGCTGGCTTTCTCTGGAGAATATTGCAATGTGCCCTTCGACCCATCCAGACAACGGAACCGGGATCGAATTGTCCTGAACGATCGCTCAATGACATTATGAGTCGCTGAATGTGCCATGTTATATCTGTGCTCTGCAGGTGTCTCAGGGATATGGAGTGGGGTCATTAGCCAAGAGCGAAGAAAAAAAGAACTATCACCTGTCAAACACAAAAATGAGAGTTCACAAATCAAATAGGAACAGAAAATTCTAGTTTGATCTCCAGTAGCTGAGAGTAACATTGGACATCCATCTGAAGTCATCCCCCCCAACAAAGGGAACAGAGTTAAAGGTTTATTTGTTCAACCTTTGTTTGTTTAATCTTCATAGAGAGAGCACTAAGGTCTAGGGAATTATGTGACATAAGTATGTTATCTTACATGTCAGTGAACTAAACAGAAATTCCACCAGAACAGACTTTCAGAGAGGTCAGCCATCAGAATGAACTTACCAAGTAGCCAGCCATCTTTGTGCATCCCAGCTTCAAACTGGTTCCTGAGGGCTGACTGTTGCAGCACAGTATAGTCCTGCATGCTGCCTGGCCAGTGTGTTTCTGCACATAGTAACATTCCTCTGGCATCACACACCATCAGGCAGTTTAAGGAATGAAGACCCTTTCGATTCACATATGACAAGTCCTCAGCATTGGGCGCCTTTATGGCTACATGGTTGCAGTCAACCAGTCCTAGAACCCCTGGCATACCTGCTAGTCCATAAAAGTCATCTTTCAAATGTTGCACTGAAACTTCATCCTCTGGGAAATGAATGAACTGAGAGGCCCTCTCCACCAGGGCCTCAGTAACATTGGCAACGCAACGGCTCATAGAAGCCTGACTAATGCCAATGGCATCTCCCATGCGAGTCTGGAACGAGCCAGAAGTGTAAAATCCTAATGCAGCAAGAATTTGTGTCTCTGGGCTAATGGCCCTGGATCGTTGGGTAGGACGAGAAAGGTTGGCACCCAGAAGATCCACCAGAAAGTAAAAGAATTGACGTGGGAAGCCATACATAGACAGTAGATACTCATCAGTGACATCCTCCAACTTGAAGCGGTCAAGTGTCCTATGTCCACGACCATAGAGCAAGAGATCACAATCAAGAACTGCTATGGGAACAGCCATGATGGGTTGATCTCTGTACTCACCTGCATAAGAGCCAAAATAAGGAAATTTAGTATATAGAGGAAAATATTTTACTACTGCCATCTTCATCTTAGTTCAGTTAAGCACAGCTATACCTGTTGGCTTAAAGTGGCACTATTTGTGAATAGGATTTCAAAATGAAATTATAAATATATACTCTGGTTTTAGTACATACTAACTCTAGTTGATGTGAGACTGAACATGCAATTCACAAAATGTAAGAGAAATAGAATAAACATTCCCACAGTTCTATTAACATTCCTGAACCCTACTAGATAAAGCTTTACTGGAAAGATGGAAATGAGATCTCCATGGGATCCTTTTATTAATTTCATCCAAAGGTTCAATGAATCATGGTCACAGTTCTGGCAAAGTTATAATGGAAAATTTTTGAAACTATGTATAATTTTGCACAGTGCCATGGGACATAATTCACAGTACAAGAATGCACAATTACTATTGACCTAGGGTCATATACAACCATGCAATTGTAGAGCACATTCCACAAGCAATTAGTGCCATGTTTATGTTCTCTCTCTGAACCTGTTAAGCAAGTCTAGGAaagtttgtttctcttttctgtgtCGGTGTATAAAATTAATTGAAGTGTACTAGGCATGAGGGTGTGAATCAATACTTAAGTTGGTGTTATTCTTAGAAACATGC
This window encodes:
- the HARBI1 gene encoding putative nuclease HARBI1, with protein sequence MAVPIAVLDCDLLLYGRGHRTLDRFKLEDVTDEYLLSMYGFPRQFFYFLVDLLGANLSRPTQRSRAISPETQILAALGFYTSGSFQTRMGDAIGISQASMSRCVANVTEALVERASQFIHFPEDEVSVQHLKDDFYGLAGMPGVLGLVDCNHVAIKAPNAEDLSYVNRKGLHSLNCLMVCDARGMLLCAETHWPGSMQDYTVLQQSALRNQFEAGMHKDGWLLGDSSFFLRSWLMTPLHIPETPAEHRYNMAHSATHNVIERSFRTIRSRFRCLDGSKGTLQYSPEKASHIILACCVLHNISLEHGLDVWSSPTTGQMEQPEEEYEHKESIDSEAYRVRQELLLTHFS